The following are from one region of the Gammaproteobacteria bacterium genome:
- a CDS encoding methyltransferase domain-containing protein: MKNKFDSLELGQFIPLHYHHNMLNDPFRMKGFKEAIDLVVKPGAKVLELGGGTGVQSFFAAQKAQKVYCVERNPELVNAARNLLAKNINGDKVEVIQADAMHYLPPEPVDVVICEMLHTGLLREKQMPVIDSFKKRYLEKFGGPLPVFVPEGSIQAIQPIEQNFNFENFHAPTILFQDPYFIQERSKSLGDPEVFQLLSYEEPFSQICACDGEILITENGQLNALRLITKNILAINMQTYSTIDWHTQYIIFPLAEPIKVSKGDQVAINFSYPGGAPLNALPDSLQVRLMSKHTPMLEFALEALNQSAEFPATAAENTAVL, from the coding sequence ATGAAAAACAAATTCGACAGCTTGGAGCTCGGTCAATTCATCCCTCTGCATTACCATCACAACATGCTGAATGATCCCTTCCGCATGAAAGGCTTTAAAGAAGCGATTGATTTAGTCGTCAAGCCCGGCGCTAAGGTTCTGGAGTTAGGTGGCGGTACCGGTGTGCAATCGTTTTTTGCCGCGCAAAAAGCGCAGAAAGTTTATTGTGTCGAACGCAACCCTGAATTGGTCAATGCTGCGCGCAACTTACTTGCAAAAAACATCAATGGCGATAAAGTCGAAGTCATCCAGGCTGATGCCATGCATTATTTGCCGCCGGAACCTGTCGATGTGGTGATCTGCGAAATGCTGCACACCGGCTTGTTGCGTGAAAAACAAATGCCGGTAATCGATTCCTTCAAAAAGCGTTACCTGGAAAAATTTGGCGGCCCGCTGCCTGTTTTCGTACCGGAAGGTAGCATTCAAGCCATTCAACCAATTGAGCAAAACTTCAATTTTGAAAACTTCCATGCACCTACGATTTTATTTCAAGATCCTTATTTCATTCAGGAAAGAAGCAAAAGCCTCGGAGATCCCGAAGTGTTTCAATTGCTGTCTTACGAAGAACCATTCAGTCAGATTTGTGCGTGCGATGGAGAAATTCTTATCACCGAAAACGGCCAACTCAATGCCTTGCGGCTCATCACCAAAAATATACTGGCCATCAATATGCAGACATACAGCACCATTGACTGGCACACGCAATACATCATCTTCCCGTTAGCCGAGCCGATTAAGGTATCCAAAGGTGATCAAGTTGCCATCAACTTCAGTTATCCGGGCGGAGCCCCTCTCAATGCATTGCCAGATTCACTGCAAGTTCGCCTGATGAGTAAGCATACCCCGATGTTGGAATTTGCGCTGGAAGCGTTGAATCAATCTGCTGAATTTCCAGCTACTGCTGCAGAAAATACCGCTGTCTTGTAA
- the flhD gene encoding flagellar transcriptional regulator FlhD, whose protein sequence is METNQLLDEIRDINLSYLLLAKQMLRDDRVSAMYRLGINQDIADILDRLSSAQLIKMAASNMLLCRFRFDDRLIADMLSSDNRDQSVTKSHAAILMAGKSAEAIA, encoded by the coding sequence ATGGAAACCAATCAACTTTTAGATGAAATCAGGGACATCAATTTAAGTTATTTATTGCTGGCCAAACAGATGCTGCGCGACGACAGGGTGTCGGCGATGTATCGCCTAGGGATTAATCAAGACATCGCGGATATTCTGGATCGATTGAGTTCTGCGCAACTCATTAAAATGGCGGCTTCCAATATGCTGCTGTGCCGCTTTCGTTTTGACGATCGATTGATTGCGGATATGTTATCGAGCGATAATCGTGATCAATCCGTTACCAAATCGCATGCGGCCATTTTAATGGCGGGTAAATCGGCGGAAGCCATTGCCTAA
- the flhC gene encoding flagellar transcriptional regulator FlhC, whose protein sequence is MRNRSLITEAKQIHLATELIELGARLQVLEMNTNLSRERLVKLYKEIRGVSPPKGMLPYSEDWFMSWQPNMHSSLFINIYNYVTANTGIDGIDALIKSYRLYIEHIQVSQQEKVLSLTRAWTLVRFVDSGVLCIAPCVNCRGKFVVHSLEIHSNHVCGLCNIPSRAGKTKKAALANFH, encoded by the coding sequence ATGCGCAATCGAAGCCTTATTACCGAAGCCAAGCAAATTCATTTAGCAACGGAATTAATCGAACTGGGCGCCCGGCTCCAGGTTTTAGAAATGAACACCAATCTGAGCCGCGAGCGATTGGTGAAACTCTATAAAGAAATCAGAGGCGTATCTCCTCCCAAGGGTATGCTGCCTTATTCGGAAGATTGGTTTATGAGCTGGCAACCGAATATGCACTCATCGTTATTCATCAATATTTACAATTACGTAACAGCAAATACCGGAATTGACGGCATCGATGCGCTGATTAAAAGTTACCGGCTTTACATCGAACACATCCAGGTCAGTCAACAAGAAAAAGTATTAAGTTTGACACGCGCGTGGACTTTGGTGCGCTTCGTGGACAGCGGTGTATTGTGTATCGCGCCTTGTGTGAATTGCCGCGGAAAGTTTGTCGTGCATTCATTGGAGATTCACTCCAACCACGTTTGCGGTCTGTGCAATATTCCTTCGCGCGCCGGAAAGACCAAAAAGGCGGCTTTGGCAAACTTTCATTAA
- a CDS encoding pyridoxal phosphate-dependent aminotransferase has product MELSSRVQTIKPSPTLAVTARAAKLKAEGKDIIGLGAGEPDFDTPQHIKDAAIAAINKGLTKYTAVGGTPGLKNAIVAKFKRENNFDFDAKQILVSCGGKQSFFNLALAVINPGDEVIIPAPYWVSYPDIVLIAEGKPVFIDTGIEQNFKISAQQLEAAITPKTKMFVINSPSNPSGAVYTVDELKALGAVLRKHPHILIATDDMYEHILLSGQKFNNIVNACPELFPQTIVLNGVSKAYSMTGWRIGYCGGPARIITAMENIQSQSTSNPSSISQAAAETALNGDQSCMNPMIAAFKERNIFVTEQLNQINGVRCLSSEGAFYAFADARQSIRDLHKSSLLSTPTDIAFSEYLLEKAGVAVVPGSAFGCEGYMRLSFATSMDNLKQALSRIKNLLK; this is encoded by the coding sequence GTGGAACTCTCTAGCCGCGTTCAAACCATCAAACCATCTCCTACTCTTGCAGTCACTGCCCGGGCCGCAAAACTCAAAGCGGAAGGCAAAGACATCATTGGATTGGGAGCGGGCGAACCTGATTTCGATACCCCTCAGCACATTAAAGATGCCGCCATCGCCGCGATTAACAAGGGATTAACCAAATACACCGCAGTCGGCGGCACACCGGGTCTGAAAAACGCCATTGTGGCTAAATTCAAGCGGGAAAATAATTTTGATTTTGATGCCAAACAAATTCTGGTTTCCTGTGGCGGCAAACAGAGCTTTTTTAATCTGGCGTTAGCGGTGATCAACCCGGGTGACGAAGTCATCATCCCCGCGCCTTATTGGGTTTCTTATCCGGATATCGTGCTGATCGCAGAAGGCAAGCCGGTTTTTATCGACACCGGTATCGAACAGAATTTCAAAATCTCCGCACAGCAACTGGAAGCCGCGATTACCCCGAAAACCAAGATGTTTGTCATCAATAGCCCGAGCAATCCGTCGGGTGCGGTTTATACCGTCGATGAACTCAAAGCGCTGGGTGCCGTATTGCGTAAGCATCCGCACATTCTGATCGCAACCGATGACATGTATGAGCATATCCTGCTGTCGGGTCAGAAATTCAACAACATCGTCAACGCTTGTCCGGAATTGTTTCCGCAAACAATCGTTCTGAATGGTGTTTCCAAAGCGTATTCAATGACCGGATGGCGCATCGGTTATTGCGGCGGTCCGGCTCGCATCATCACTGCAATGGAAAACATACAATCGCAAAGCACATCCAACCCGAGTTCCATTTCGCAAGCGGCGGCCGAAACGGCGTTGAACGGCGATCAATCCTGCATGAATCCGATGATTGCAGCGTTCAAAGAGCGCAATATCTTTGTCACCGAACAATTGAATCAAATCAATGGGGTGCGTTGTTTGTCTTCGGAAGGCGCATTTTATGCATTCGCCGATGCTCGCCAATCGATTCGCGATTTGCATAAAAGCAGTTTGCTCAGTACACCGACCGATATCGCATTCAGCGAATATCTGCTGGAAAAAGCGGGCGTAGCCGTAGTTCCCGGTTCCGCTTTCGGATGTGAAGGTTATATGCGTTTATCTTTTGCCACTTCAATGGACAACTTGAAGCAGGCGTTAAGCCGCATTAAAAACCTGCTGAAATAA
- the uvrB gene encoding excinuclease ABC subunit UvrB yields MIVTFPNSPYKLQQAFEPAGDQPVAIEQLVEGISDGLAFQTLLGVTGSGKTYTIANMIARLGRPAIVIAPNKTLAAQLYAEMREFFPENAIEYFVSYYDYYQPEAYVPARDLFIEKDSSINEHIEQMRLSATKSLLERDDAIIVATVSCIYGIGDPVDYHGMILHLRNGEKMSQRDVIKRLTEMQYERNELEFKRGVFRVRGDVVDVFPAENSEAALRISLFDDEVDSLSLFDPLTGHMLQKLSRFTVYPSSHYVTPRSTTLRAMETIKTELRERLEYFYQENRLVEAQRLEQRTRFDLEMLNELGFCKGIENYSRHLSGKKPGEPPPTLLDYLPNNALMIIDESHVTVPQIGGMYKGDRSRKENLVNYGFRLPSALDNRPLRFEEFEKRMPQTIFVSATPADYEKQHSGQVVEQVVRPTGLVDPIIEVRPVTTQVDDLMSEVTLRTAKHERVLVTTLTKRMAEDLTDYFSDHQIKVRYLHSDIDTVERVEIIRDLRLGQFDVLVGINLLREGLDIPEVSLVAILDADKEGFLRSERSLIQTIGRAARHINGTAILYADNITRSMRVAIDETNRRREKQLQHNLRNHITPRSVHKRIKDLIDGVYNHESAQQNLKAAQVQARYDAMNEAQLAKEIQRVEKKMLNAAKNLEFEQAAQYRDELKGLKNKLLIGFTDVA; encoded by the coding sequence GTGATCGTAACCTTCCCCAATAGTCCGTATAAATTACAGCAAGCTTTTGAACCGGCGGGTGACCAGCCGGTGGCAATTGAGCAATTGGTCGAAGGTATCAGCGATGGTCTGGCGTTTCAGACCTTATTGGGTGTTACCGGTTCCGGAAAAACCTACACGATCGCCAATATGATCGCGCGTCTTGGCCGTCCGGCCATTGTAATCGCCCCGAATAAAACGCTGGCGGCGCAACTGTATGCGGAGATGCGCGAATTTTTCCCGGAAAACGCCATCGAGTATTTCGTTTCTTATTACGATTATTATCAGCCCGAAGCGTATGTTCCCGCGCGCGATCTATTCATCGAAAAAGACTCCAGCATCAACGAACATATCGAGCAAATGCGTTTATCCGCGACCAAATCGCTGCTGGAGCGCGATGATGCCATCATCGTCGCCACGGTGTCGTGCATTTACGGTATTGGTGATCCGGTGGATTATCACGGCATGATTCTGCACTTGCGCAACGGCGAAAAAATGTCGCAGCGTGATGTCATCAAGCGGTTGACCGAAATGCAGTACGAGCGCAATGAATTGGAATTCAAGCGCGGTGTTTTCCGTGTGCGCGGCGATGTGGTCGATGTGTTTCCCGCGGAAAATTCGGAAGCCGCGTTGCGCATCTCGTTATTCGACGATGAGGTCGATAGCTTATCGTTATTCGATCCGCTGACCGGACACATGCTGCAAAAGCTGTCGCGCTTTACCGTTTACCCCTCCAGTCATTACGTCACACCGCGCAGCACGACGTTGCGCGCGATGGAAACGATCAAAACCGAGTTGCGCGAACGGCTGGAGTATTTCTATCAGGAAAACCGGTTGGTCGAAGCGCAACGCCTGGAGCAACGCACCCGGTTCGACCTGGAAATGCTGAATGAATTGGGTTTTTGCAAAGGCATCGAAAATTATTCCCGTCATTTATCCGGCAAGAAGCCCGGCGAACCGCCACCGACACTGCTGGATTATCTGCCGAATAACGCGCTGATGATCATCGACGAAAGCCATGTTACCGTACCGCAGATCGGCGGCATGTATAAGGGTGACCGTTCGCGTAAGGAAAATCTGGTGAATTATGGCTTCCGCTTACCATCGGCGCTGGATAACCGGCCGTTGCGCTTTGAGGAATTCGAAAAGCGGATGCCGCAAACTATTTTCGTCTCGGCCACGCCTGCCGATTACGAAAAGCAACATAGCGGCCAAGTGGTGGAACAGGTGGTCAGGCCGACGGGATTGGTCGACCCTATTATTGAAGTGCGTCCGGTTACAACGCAGGTGGACGATTTGATGTCCGAGGTGACTCTGCGCACAGCGAAGCATGAGCGTGTGCTGGTGACGACGTTGACCAAGCGCATGGCGGAAGATTTGACGGATTATTTTTCTGATCATCAAATCAAAGTACGTTATCTGCACTCCGATATCGACACCGTCGAACGTGTCGAGATTATCCGCGATTTGCGCCTGGGACAATTCGACGTGCTGGTCGGTATCAACTTATTGCGCGAAGGTCTGGATATACCGGAAGTATCGCTGGTTGCGATTCTGGATGCGGATAAGGAAGGTTTTTTGCGCTCCGAGCGTTCACTGATTCAAACCATCGGCCGTGCCGCCCGGCATATCAACGGTACAGCGATTTTGTACGCCGACAACATAACCCGGTCCATGCGTGTTGCCATCGATGAAACCAACCGGCGGCGCGAAAAGCAATTACAGCATAATCTGCGCAATCACATTACACCGCGTTCGGTGCATAAGCGGATTAAAGATCTGATCGACGGCGTCTATAACCACGAATCGGCGCAGCAGAATCTCAAGGCTGCGCAGGTGCAGGCGCGCTACGATGCGATGAATGAAGCACAATTGGCCAAGGAAATTCAACGAGTCGAAAAGAAAATGCTGAATGCCGCCAAGAATCTGGAATTCGAGCAAGCAGCCCAATACCGCGATGAACTGAAAGGTCTCAAGAACAAGCTGCTGATCGGTTTCACCGACGTAGCTTGA
- a CDS encoding RNA methyltransferase, which produces MPIITSRDHPLIKQLIKLEGSAQYRKKTGLTLLDGIHLIQIYCSVLGAPENLIVSQAYIDDAENEHFLTILFGHVPPTLTIVSNALFHAISPVKTPSGILALITQPGLKKDVSNGKETFSVLLEAIQDPGNLGSILRSAAAASVKDVYLSKQCADAWSPKTLRAAMGAHFFLRIHEDSDLQKIAQQFSGTIIATSIQATRNLFEISLVGPTAFVFGNEGAGLSKEMIQASNENIVIPMPGKTESLNAAAAAAICFFEKVRQERAFAASINIGTK; this is translated from the coding sequence ATGCCGATCATTACCTCACGCGACCATCCCCTTATCAAGCAGCTCATCAAGCTGGAGGGATCAGCGCAATACCGTAAGAAAACCGGGTTGACGCTACTCGACGGCATTCATTTGATTCAAATCTATTGCTCGGTGCTGGGCGCGCCGGAAAATCTGATCGTCAGCCAAGCGTATATCGACGATGCCGAGAATGAGCATTTTCTTACCATCCTCTTCGGTCATGTACCTCCGACACTGACGATCGTCAGTAATGCTTTATTTCATGCGATATCACCGGTTAAAACGCCGTCCGGCATTCTCGCGCTGATCACGCAGCCCGGCTTGAAGAAAGATGTGAGCAACGGCAAGGAGACATTCAGTGTTTTGCTGGAAGCCATTCAGGATCCCGGAAATCTTGGTTCTATTCTGCGCTCCGCAGCCGCAGCCAGCGTCAAAGATGTTTATTTATCCAAGCAATGCGCCGATGCCTGGTCGCCCAAAACCCTGCGTGCCGCCATGGGTGCACATTTTTTCTTGCGCATCCATGAAGATAGCGATTTGCAAAAAATCGCCCAGCAATTCTCCGGCACGATCATTGCCACATCGATACAGGCCACGCGGAATCTTTTTGAAATCTCGCTAGTCGGCCCCACCGCTTTCGTATTCGGCAACGAGGGCGCCGGATTATCCAAGGAAATGATTCAAGCATCGAACGAGAACATCGTCATTCCCATGCCCGGCAAAACCGAGTCATTGAATGCCGCAGCCGCAGCCGCCATTTGCTTTTTCGAGAAGGTCCGCCAGGAAAGAGCATTTGCGGCATCAATCAATATTGGAACAAAATAA
- the hisD gene encoding histidinol dehydrogenase, with product MQIKRFNSTDPDFDSKLDKLLAFEGAQDDAVDSTVAKILADIKIRKDTALIEYTNRFDRLNVASAKALELTQDDLQQALAVLPSTERTALQQAAGRVRSYHEKQPLSSWQYTDADDTLLGQKITPLDRVGLYVPGGKASYPSSVLMNAIPAKVAGVKELIMVVPTPDGERNDMVLAAAAISKVDRVFTIGGAQAVGALAYGTETVPPVDKIVGPGNAYVAAAKRRVFGVVGIDMVAGPSEILVICDGKTDPDWIAMDLFSQAEHDELAQSILLSPDTQFLDRVHSSINRLVEKMPRQNVIRASLENRGALIQVRNLDEACEIANRIAPEHLELSVEHAESWLDKIRHAGAIFMGRNACEALGDYCAGPNHVLPTSRTARFSSPLGVYDFQKRSSLIQVSQQGAAKLGEIASILAYGEGLQAHALSAEYRYKNR from the coding sequence ATTCAAATAAAACGATTCAACTCAACCGATCCCGATTTCGATTCCAAGCTCGACAAGCTACTGGCTTTTGAGGGTGCACAGGATGATGCGGTCGATTCCACGGTAGCCAAAATTCTTGCGGATATTAAAATCCGTAAGGATACCGCACTGATCGAGTACACCAACCGCTTCGACCGGCTCAACGTGGCTTCCGCCAAAGCGCTCGAACTGACACAGGATGATTTACAGCAAGCGCTGGCGGTACTGCCGTCAACCGAGCGCACGGCATTGCAACAAGCCGCCGGGCGGGTGCGTAGTTATCACGAAAAACAGCCATTGAGTTCATGGCAATACACGGATGCAGACGACACGTTGTTAGGACAAAAAATCACACCGCTGGATCGGGTTGGGCTGTACGTACCCGGCGGCAAGGCATCGTATCCCTCGTCGGTGCTGATGAACGCAATTCCGGCCAAAGTGGCGGGTGTGAAAGAATTGATCATGGTCGTGCCGACACCGGATGGCGAAAGAAACGATATGGTGCTGGCGGCGGCAGCGATCAGCAAGGTTGATCGGGTATTTACCATCGGCGGCGCGCAAGCGGTCGGTGCACTGGCATACGGCACTGAAACGGTACCGCCGGTGGATAAAATCGTCGGTCCCGGCAATGCGTACGTCGCCGCCGCCAAGCGCCGCGTGTTCGGCGTCGTCGGTATCGACATGGTGGCCGGACCTTCCGAAATTCTGGTCATTTGCGACGGAAAAACCGATCCCGATTGGATCGCCATGGATTTGTTTTCGCAGGCGGAACACGACGAACTTGCTCAATCCATTTTGCTATCTCCGGATACGCAATTTCTCGATCGCGTGCACAGCAGCATCAATCGCCTAGTAGAGAAAATGCCGCGTCAGAATGTCATTCGCGCTTCACTGGAAAATCGCGGTGCGCTCATTCAAGTGAGAAATCTCGATGAAGCCTGTGAAATAGCCAATCGGATCGCGCCCGAACATTTGGAATTATCGGTTGAGCACGCGGAAAGCTGGCTCGATAAAATTCGCCATGCCGGCGCCATTTTCATGGGTCGTAATGCCTGCGAAGCGTTGGGCGATTACTGCGCCGGTCCCAATCACGTGCTGCCGACTTCGCGAACTGCGCGATTTTCTTCTCCGCTGGGCGTTTACGATTTTCAGAAACGCAGCAGCCTGATCCAAGTTTCGCAACAAGGTGCTGCCAAACTCGGCGAAATCGCGTCCATCTTGGCCTACGGAGAAGGTTTACAAGCACATGCCCTGTCGGCGGAATACCGCTATAAAAATCGTTAA
- a CDS encoding ATP phosphoribosyltransferase, translating to MTAITIALSKGRIFEDTAPLLKAAGIEALDDPETSRKLILSTNRTNVRLVIVRASDVPTYVQYGAADLGIAGKDVLLEHGGAGLYQPLDLNIARCRMMVAVPDGFDYDSAVRQGARLRIATKYVQTAREHFAAKGVHVDLIKLYGSMELAPLVGLADAIVDLVSSGNTLKANNLKAVEEIMPISSRLIINQAALKLKRETIQPILDAFSAAIEK from the coding sequence ATGACTGCTATTACCATCGCCCTGTCAAAAGGGCGAATTTTTGAAGATACGGCGCCGCTGCTCAAAGCTGCCGGCATCGAAGCGCTGGATGATCCGGAAACATCGCGCAAATTGATTCTGTCGACCAACCGCACCAATGTCCGTTTGGTGATCGTGCGCGCATCGGATGTACCGACTTACGTGCAATACGGCGCCGCCGATCTCGGCATCGCCGGGAAGGATGTGTTGCTGGAACACGGTGGCGCCGGTTTGTATCAACCGCTGGACTTGAATATCGCGCGCTGCCGCATGATGGTCGCGGTGCCTGACGGTTTCGATTATGACTCTGCCGTGCGGCAAGGCGCGCGGCTGCGCATCGCCACCAAATATGTGCAAACCGCCCGGGAGCACTTCGCCGCAAAAGGCGTGCACGTCGACCTGATCAAATTGTACGGCTCGATGGAGCTGGCGCCGCTGGTGGGGTTGGCCGATGCCATCGTCGATCTGGTGTCGAGCGGTAACACGTTAAAGGCCAATAACCTGAAAGCCGTGGAAGAAATCATGCCGATTTCGTCCCGGCTGATCATCAACCAGGCGGCGTTGAAACTGAAAAGAGAGACTATTCAGCCCATACTGGATGCTTTTTCTGCAGCGATAGAAAAGTAA
- a CDS encoding superoxide dismutase: MSTVNVDNFSQAAQAGSQYVLAPLPYANNALEPVITANTLSFHYGKHHKTYVDNLNNLLANNPLAGQSLEQIIKATAGQADKAAIFNNAAQVWNHMFYWHSLKPNGGGEPPAVLKQKIESAFGSLDACKKEFAQAALTQFGSGWAWLVLDNGKISVVKTGNAETPLTKNVRPLLTIDVWEHAYYLDYQNRRADYVNTILDKLIHWDFAAANLG, translated from the coding sequence ATGTCTACTGTCAATGTCGATAATTTTTCCCAAGCCGCGCAAGCGGGTTCGCAATACGTTCTGGCGCCCCTGCCCTACGCCAACAATGCACTGGAGCCGGTAATTACCGCCAATACATTGAGTTTTCATTACGGCAAGCACCACAAAACCTACGTCGATAACTTGAACAATCTGTTGGCGAACAATCCTTTGGCAGGGCAATCGCTGGAGCAGATCATCAAAGCAACCGCCGGGCAAGCGGACAAAGCGGCGATTTTCAATAACGCCGCGCAAGTGTGGAACCACATGTTCTACTGGCATAGCCTGAAACCCAACGGCGGCGGCGAACCACCAGCAGTACTCAAGCAAAAGATCGAATCGGCGTTCGGCAGTCTGGATGCGTGCAAAAAGGAATTCGCCCAAGCGGCATTGACGCAATTCGGCAGCGGCTGGGCGTGGCTGGTGCTGGACAACGGCAAAATCTCCGTGGTTAAAACCGGCAACGCCGAAACACCGCTGACAAAAAATGTCCGCCCGCTATTGACTATCGATGTATGGGAGCACGCCTACTATCTGGATTACCAAAACCGCCGTGCCGATTACGTCAACACCATTCTGGACAAATTGATCCATTGGGATTTTGCCGCCGCTAATCTCGGATAA
- a CDS encoding biopolymer transporter ExbD, with the protein MNFQRGKQSNEPEINLIPMIDVLLVILIFLVVTTTYSKFAELEISLPETNAEKVDKNVEKPNSIDITVSALGEYTINLAPVKSGSIESLRDALLTAAKGHEDPFIIINADAKATHQSVITVMEAARLAGYNKITFTTETSNTQ; encoded by the coding sequence ATGAATTTTCAACGCGGAAAACAGAGTAACGAACCGGAAATCAATCTGATCCCGATGATTGATGTGCTGTTGGTCATCCTGATTTTTCTGGTGGTGACCACGACGTATTCGAAATTCGCCGAACTTGAAATCAGTTTGCCGGAAACCAATGCGGAAAAAGTCGATAAAAACGTTGAAAAGCCAAACAGCATCGATATCACCGTCAGCGCGCTGGGCGAATATACCATCAATCTGGCGCCGGTCAAATCGGGCAGTATCGAAAGTCTGCGCGATGCCTTGCTGACAGCGGCCAAAGGCCATGAAGATCCGTTCATCATTATCAATGCCGATGCCAAAGCCACGCACCAGTCCGTGATTACCGTGATGGAAGCCGCGCGTCTGGCAGGTTACAATAAAATCACATTCACCACGGAAACGAGCAATACCCAATAA
- the purE gene encoding 5-(carboxyamino)imidazole ribonucleotide mutase, whose protein sequence is MIKPLVSIVMGSTSDWDVMQHAVAVLDEFHIAHEAKVVSAHRTPDLMFQFAEEAKARGIKCIIAGAGGAAHLPGMIAAKTTLPVLGVPVNSKHLQGLDSLLSIVQMPKGIPVATFAIGQAGAANAGLFAVALLAVNNSELSAQLDEYRRKQTESVLSAELPQ, encoded by the coding sequence ATGATTAAACCATTGGTGAGTATTGTGATGGGAAGTACCAGCGATTGGGATGTGATGCAGCATGCAGTTGCTGTCCTGGATGAGTTTCATATCGCGCATGAAGCCAAAGTAGTTTCGGCGCACCGCACGCCGGATTTGATGTTTCAATTCGCCGAGGAAGCCAAGGCGCGCGGTATTAAATGCATCATCGCCGGTGCTGGCGGCGCGGCGCATCTGCCCGGCATGATCGCGGCGAAAACCACGCTGCCGGTGCTCGGTGTTCCGGTCAATTCCAAGCATTTGCAAGGATTGGATTCGTTGTTGTCGATTGTACAAATGCCGAAAGGCATTCCGGTCGCCACATTTGCCATCGGCCAGGCCGGAGCGGCGAATGCCGGGCTGTTTGCGGTGGCGCTATTGGCAGTGAATAACAGTGAATTGAGTGCACAGTTGGACGAATACCGGCGCAAACAAACCGAGTCGGTTCTCAGCGCCGAGTTGCCGCAATAA